One genomic region from Phragmites australis chromosome 1, lpPhrAust1.1, whole genome shotgun sequence encodes:
- the LOC133911298 gene encoding protein ABC transporter 1, mitochondrial-like isoform X1: MASRDLRRLLDGAALVAREAARRSSPRDVLRSALLAATDLLTRGTLRHPQPPAGGGPHPATEPSRPTSSSVVYFSHDDAVASPNDPPVETQPPPAQEFPHPARVQEINSTITTAAVAAEPDAVAATRPESVAPHREPSPLPSQAPPSPPPVPVEKRRRPRERRVPSTPFTRALGFAGLGAGLAWGTLQESTRRMVYGTPVDAEGKRSALSPFLSDQNAERVALALCRMRGAALKVGQMLSIQDESLVPPPVLAALDIVRQGADVMPRKQLNSVLSAELGPDWSSKLRSFDYEPLAAASIGQVHRAVLKDASDVVMKIQYPGVADSIESDIENVRLLLTYTNLIPEGLFLDRAVQVAKQELARECDYVLEASNQKRYKELLCDTDGFYVPKVIDELSSKKVLTSEFVPGVPIDKVALLSQETRNYVGCKLLELTIKELFVFRFMQTDPNWSNFLYDDARRQFNLIDFGAARDFPKRFVDDYLHMVLACANRDRAGVLDMSCRLGFLTGEESEVMQDAHVQAAFIVGVPFSKSGGHDFRANNITHSVSNLGATMLKHRLTPPRDEVYSLHRKLSGAFLACIKIGAVVPCREMLFEVYEQYNFSDDCSEVLSSAG; encoded by the exons ATGGCGTCCAGGGATCTCCGGAGGCTGCTCGACGGCGCCGCTCTCGTTGCCCGCGAGGCCGCGAGGCGCTCCTCTCCGCGCGACGTCCTCAGGTCCGCGCTCCTCGCAGCGACAGACCTCCTTACCAGGGGCACCCTGCGCCACCCGCAGCCCCCTGCCGGCGGTGGGCCGCACCCCGCCACCGAACCCTCccgccccacctcctcctcggtcGTCTACTTCTCCCACGACGACGCCGTTGCGTCCCCGAATGACCCCCCAGTGGAGACGCAGCCCCCGCCGGCGCAAGAATTCCCCCACCCCGCGCGGGTGCAGGAGATCAACAGCACAATTACAACCGCCGCAGTCGCAGCTGAACCTGATGCCGTTGCAGCGACCAGGCCCGAATCCGTGGCTCCTCATCGTGAGCCCTCGCCTTTGCCCTCACAGGCTCCCCCTTCGCCCCCACCGGTGCCGGTGGAGAAGAGACGGCGGCCGCGGGAGCGGAGGGTGCCATCCACGCCCTTCACAAGAGCCCTCGG GTTTGCAGGACTGGGCGCTGGGCTCGCGTGGGGCACTCTTCAAGAGTCAACCCGCAGGATGGTGTACGGCACGCCGGTGGACGCAGAGGGAAAGAGGTCCGCGCTCTCGCCATTCTTGTCTGACCAGAATGCCGAGCGTGTTGCCCTCGCCCTCTGCCGTATGAGGGGAGCGGCGCTCAAGGTGGGGCAGATGCTGAGCATCCAGGACGAATCCCTCGTTCCCCCACCG GTGTTGGCAGCTCTTGATATTGTTCGTCAAGGTGCTGATGTTATGCCGAGGAAGCAGCTAAATTCAGTCCTTAGTGCGGAACTAGGGCCAGACTGGTCATCCAAGTTGAGGAGTTTCGACTATGAGCCGCTAGCTGCAGCAAGTATCGGGCAG GTCCATCGGGCTGTTTTGAAGGATGCATCAGATGTTGTCATGAAAATACAATACCCAGGGGTTGCAGATAGTATAGAAAGTGACATCGAGAATGTTAGGCTACTCTTAACTTACACAAATCTCATCCCTGAAGGTCTTTTTCTTGATAGAGCTGTGCAG GTGGCAAAGCAGGAGCTGGCAAGGGAATGTGACTATGTGTTAGAAGCAAGTAACCAGAAGCGTTACAAAGAATTGCTATGTGACACCGATGGATTTTATGTCCCTAAGGTCATTGATGAATTGTCTAGTAAGAAAGTGCTGACATCAGAGTTTGTTCCAG GAGTTCCTATTGATAAGGTTGCACTGTTAAGCCAGGAAACCCGCAACTATGTTGGTTGTAAATTGCTTGAGCTTACAATAAAAGAGTTGTTTGTCTTCCGATTTATGCAG ACTGATCCAAATTGGAGTAATTTCCTCTATGATGATGCTAGGAGGCAATTTAATCTGATTGACTTTGGGGCAGCCCGTGATTTTCCAAAGCGTTTTGTAGATGATTACCTACACATG GTACTTGCCTGTGCAAATAGAGATCGGGCTGGTGTGTTAGATATGTCATGCAGACTTGGATTCCTTACAGGTGAGGAATCAGAAGTCATGCAGGATGCTCACGTCCAAGCGGCCTTCATTGTTGGAGTGCCATTCTCAAAATCAGGCGGCCACGATTTCCGTGCAAACAATATCACACATAGTGTTTCGAATCTCGGGGCTACCATGTTGAAGCATAGGCTGACCCCACCACGAGATGAAGTTTACAGCCTCCACAGAAAGTTGTCAGGTGCATTCCTGGCTTGCATTAAGATTGGGGCAGTTGTCCCTTGCAGAGAAATGCTGTTTGAGGTTTATGAGCAATACAATTTCAGTGATGACTGTTCAGAAGTATTGTCCAGTGCCGGATAA
- the LOC133911298 gene encoding protein ABC transporter 1, mitochondrial-like isoform X2, translating to MTPQWRRSPRRRKNSPTPRGCRRSTAQLQPPQSQLNLMPLQRPGPNPWLLIVSPRLCPHRLPLRPHRCRWRRDGGRGSGGCHPRPSQEPSGLGAGLAWGTLQESTRRMVYGTPVDAEGKRSALSPFLSDQNAERVALALCRMRGAALKVGQMLSIQDESLVPPPVLAALDIVRQGADVMPRKQLNSVLSAELGPDWSSKLRSFDYEPLAAASIGQVHRAVLKDASDVVMKIQYPGVADSIESDIENVRLLLTYTNLIPEGLFLDRAVQVAKQELARECDYVLEASNQKRYKELLCDTDGFYVPKVIDELSSKKVLTSEFVPGVPIDKVALLSQETRNYVGCKLLELTIKELFVFRFMQTDPNWSNFLYDDARRQFNLIDFGAARDFPKRFVDDYLHMVLACANRDRAGVLDMSCRLGFLTGEESEVMQDAHVQAAFIVGVPFSKSGGHDFRANNITHSVSNLGATMLKHRLTPPRDEVYSLHRKLSGAFLACIKIGAVVPCREMLFEVYEQYNFSDDCSEVLSSAG from the exons ATGACCCCCCAGTGGAGACGCAGCCCCCGCCGGCGCAAGAATTCCCCCACCCCGCGCGGGTGCAGGAGATCAACAGCACAATTACAACCGCCGCAGTCGCAGCTGAACCTGATGCCGTTGCAGCGACCAGGCCCGAATCCGTGGCTCCTCATCGTGAGCCCTCGCCTTTGCCCTCACAGGCTCCCCCTTCGCCCCCACCGGTGCCGGTGGAGAAGAGACGGCGGCCGCGGGAGCGGAGGGTGCCATCCACGCCCTTCACAAGAGCCCTCGG GACTGGGCGCTGGGCTCGCGTGGGGCACTCTTCAAGAGTCAACCCGCAGGATGGTGTACGGCACGCCGGTGGACGCAGAGGGAAAGAGGTCCGCGCTCTCGCCATTCTTGTCTGACCAGAATGCCGAGCGTGTTGCCCTCGCCCTCTGCCGTATGAGGGGAGCGGCGCTCAAGGTGGGGCAGATGCTGAGCATCCAGGACGAATCCCTCGTTCCCCCACCG GTGTTGGCAGCTCTTGATATTGTTCGTCAAGGTGCTGATGTTATGCCGAGGAAGCAGCTAAATTCAGTCCTTAGTGCGGAACTAGGGCCAGACTGGTCATCCAAGTTGAGGAGTTTCGACTATGAGCCGCTAGCTGCAGCAAGTATCGGGCAG GTCCATCGGGCTGTTTTGAAGGATGCATCAGATGTTGTCATGAAAATACAATACCCAGGGGTTGCAGATAGTATAGAAAGTGACATCGAGAATGTTAGGCTACTCTTAACTTACACAAATCTCATCCCTGAAGGTCTTTTTCTTGATAGAGCTGTGCAG GTGGCAAAGCAGGAGCTGGCAAGGGAATGTGACTATGTGTTAGAAGCAAGTAACCAGAAGCGTTACAAAGAATTGCTATGTGACACCGATGGATTTTATGTCCCTAAGGTCATTGATGAATTGTCTAGTAAGAAAGTGCTGACATCAGAGTTTGTTCCAG GAGTTCCTATTGATAAGGTTGCACTGTTAAGCCAGGAAACCCGCAACTATGTTGGTTGTAAATTGCTTGAGCTTACAATAAAAGAGTTGTTTGTCTTCCGATTTATGCAG ACTGATCCAAATTGGAGTAATTTCCTCTATGATGATGCTAGGAGGCAATTTAATCTGATTGACTTTGGGGCAGCCCGTGATTTTCCAAAGCGTTTTGTAGATGATTACCTACACATG GTACTTGCCTGTGCAAATAGAGATCGGGCTGGTGTGTTAGATATGTCATGCAGACTTGGATTCCTTACAGGTGAGGAATCAGAAGTCATGCAGGATGCTCACGTCCAAGCGGCCTTCATTGTTGGAGTGCCATTCTCAAAATCAGGCGGCCACGATTTCCGTGCAAACAATATCACACATAGTGTTTCGAATCTCGGGGCTACCATGTTGAAGCATAGGCTGACCCCACCACGAGATGAAGTTTACAGCCTCCACAGAAAGTTGTCAGGTGCATTCCTGGCTTGCATTAAGATTGGGGCAGTTGTCCCTTGCAGAGAAATGCTGTTTGAGGTTTATGAGCAATACAATTTCAGTGATGACTGTTCAGAAGTATTGTCCAGTGCCGGATAA